The Salvelinus namaycush isolate Seneca chromosome 31, SaNama_1.0, whole genome shotgun sequence genomic interval caagcgcatcctgactggttgcatcactgcctggtatggcaactgcccggcctccgaccgcaaggcactacagagggtagcgcgaacggcccagtacataactggggccaagcttcctgccatccaggacctctataccaggcagtgtccgAGGAAGGatctaaaaattgtcagactccagccaccctagtcatagactattctctttgcaaccgcacggtaagcggtaccgaagcgccaagtctaggtccaagaggcttctaaacaggtTCTACCcttaagccataagactcctgaacacctaatcaaatggctacccagactatttgcattgccccacctctccccctcttttacaccactgctactctctgttgttatcctctaggcatagtcactttattaactcttcctatatgtacatattacctcaactaaccggtgcccccgcacattgactctgtaccggcaccaccctgtatatagtctcgctattgttattttactgctgttctttaagTACTTGTTCCTTTTTTAATTTGTATTATTCTTATCTgtgtttttttaaactgcattattggttaagagcttttaagtaagcatttcactaaggttgtatttggcgcatgtgactattcaaatttgatttgattgggcgCCGCCAAACCTCACATCGATGGCTAAAATGCCGGGCAAATGTAGATTCGTCACTACTCAGATAACAAAATAATCAGTACTGACTTACCACTCACGTATTGAGTAAATAAGTAGTGAAACAGCGTATTATTGAGTAGAACTTATAAGGTAGTGATGAATACTAcggtagttttttttttttatgcggTTTTGGCGATATACTGCCATCTGGTGGTGGCTAGAAACAATTCTATAACATTAAGTATTACAAAATGATTGTCCTTGAAAATATTAGTGCTTGAAAAAGTACTTGAATTTGATTTGCCACTGTCTGTACGAACCCTGCAATTCTTGGATTTCTTACATGGCCTGCGTACTCACccgacatgtcacccattgagcatgtttgggatgatcTGGATCAATCTGTACCACAGCGTGTGTcagtttccgccaatatccagcaacttcacatagCCATTGAaaaagagtgggacaacattccacaggccacaatcaacagactgatcaactcgatgcgaaggagatgttttgcactgtatgaggcaaatggtggtcacaccagatactgactggttttctgatcccagccccaactttaaaaaaaaaagaaggtatctgtgaccaatagatgcatatcagtattcccagtcatgtgaaatccatagattagggtctaattcatttatttcaattttcTTATTtccttatttaacctttatttaactaggcaagtcagttaagaacaaattcttatttacaatgacggcctaccccagccaaaccctaacccggacaatgctggttaaattgtgtgccgccctatgggactcccaatcacggccagttgtgacacagcctggaatcgaaccagggtctgtagtgacgcctctagcgctgatatgcagtgccttagacctctgtgcCACTAGGGAACCCATACATGGGAACTGTAACTTAGTTAAagttttgaaattgttgcatgttgcgtttatagttTCGTTcagtgtaaaaataaaaataataagtgCTGCCAGATTTTGTAAAGTGTTCTAGAATTTTAACTTGTTATTTTTTGCAGATGAGTGCCAAACTAAATATGGGAATGCAAATGCGTGGCGATACTGCACTAAAGTGTTTGACATGCTAACAGTAGCGGCTGTAAGTCCAATCACCATGACCGTTCACACTTCTTTGAATGCATGTGCTTTATCTATCTTACATTTTCCCACACATATGAATCAATCACTTACAGAGTTTCTTACCACAGTTGATAGACGAGCAGGTCCTTTGTGTGCATGGGGGTCTTTCACCTGACATCAAGACCCTGGACCAGATCCGCACAATCGAGCGCAACCAAGAGATTCCCCACAAGGGGGCCTTCTGTGACCTGGTGTGGTCGGACCCAGAGGATGTGGACACCTGGGCCATCAGTccgcgaggtgctggctggctgttTGGCGCCAAGGTCACTAATGAGGTAAACGCATCAAATTGTTGTCCTGAGTAGAGGGCTAACTACTACAGCTTATAATGATGATATGCATAGACCTAGACGGTAGGCTTGggtggtatatacagtataccggGATATTTTGAAATACCAAAGGTATGATTTTCAATACAGTAAAAATGCCAGGGGTTTGCATGCTATGCCACTGCTTATAAATATAAGTTAACTATCTAAGATGTGCCAAATAAATGATCTCCAGTTCAGGGCTCCAGTTATGCATTTGGTTctctaacttgctagctaagtggctagcttgtaagatcaagcttcttggttacagcagagacaaacaatcccctcctggatcaagatccctgctgcccaatttttgtgcatttttgtgtCTTTTTTCTTTTTCAATTTGAAAGAGAGACCTCCTATGTTGAATACTGAGCTCATCTGTGGTTCTGTTTGACCCATTTCAGTTTGTTCACATCAATAATCTGAAGCTGATTTGCCGTGCACACCAGCTGGTCCACGAGGGCTACAAGTTCATGTTTGACGAGAAGCTGGTGACAGTGTGGTCTGCGCCCAACTACTGTTACCGCTGTGGAAACATTGCCTCCATCATGGTCTTCAAAGACGTGAACACCCGGGAGCCCAAGCTGTTCCGCGCCGTGCCCGACTCGGAGCGGGTCATCCCTCCCAGAACAACAACACCTTACTTCCTCTAATCACGAGCCATTTTGTTCACCCCAAAAATAGCCCGTTGCCTCTTTCCCTCTACCAATTCCCGTTTGCAGTCTTAAGGAAGTGGATAGGTGTAACTAAGAAATGACAATACAATGGCTTCACCTTGGTCTGGTCCAGAACTAACCATAGCTCTTACCCCTTCAGTGTTTACAGATCTGAAGGAATGAGATGTGTATAAGCAACATGATGTAAGCTCCCCTAAGCCTCATTGAAAGGTTGAGCTGTCACTAATTTGTTTACTTTACATCAGTCTCATCCCTTTTGATCTGCAAAAACCTAAGTGATAGATGCTTCTGGACTGAATCTTGTAATATGTTTAGGGGATCTATCTATATTTCTTAAACCTATCTGGTTTGTTGTCATCTGCAAAGGGTTAGTGGTTTTGGGACTGGGCTATTGTCCCCACTgacaactaccccccccccccccccccccagcttctCCCAACGGGACTTGCATTTCTCTATTTGTTTTATTGAACATTTTCTTTCTTGAAATATCCCATCTCAGTCCTGCCTCATTCCCTTGATAGTATTTGATGTTGCCAAATGCATATTTGTTTTTGTAGATTAACATTGTTGCATTGGATGAATTGACTCAATAGTACTGTTGGCCCTTCATTTCAATTGAAGCCCTATCTTTATACTTCACCCCAATACTCCTGATTTTAATTTCTACTCCCTCAAATTCTATTTGATGTGAGTAAATGGGACACGCTGTTCCTATTAAATGTAATTGTAGCCAACAGTGTATTTGTATGAATATGTTTTGCAGCTTTGTGCACATTCAACGGTCATTCATCTACTCTGCTTCTTTATAGGGATATTATCAAATGCTGTCACGGATTGAATTCCTTGAATTGCACTGTCTCAGAATTCCATGTTAACTATTGAATGGAATTCAGTGATGTGTGAGTTTTATCGTTCCAACTGGGTCGATATTGCAATTACGCTAAAGGCATGTCAGATCTGATACTATGGACTCTCAGCTGTAATCTATAGAAGAAAACAGTTTTATCCTCATGCCGTACTATCTTCACAGATATTATTTCCACCGAAGACAGCAACTTAAGTATGCTGCTGTTGTTTTTTAAACCAGATCAGGGTGATTGGGGAGGGGATAAGTCTTGGGGACTGAGTGGGCGATTAGGCTTTTGTACATTCAAATAATTGTATTgattatttttcctatttttttctgatttgttgtattttattgttGTAGACCGCAATCAACCTACCAATTGAAAATAAAAAGCCTTTAACTTAAGTACCTGTTTATTTTGTTAAAATATCCAACGGTGGTTGCTGCATTTGTGGCAGACCAGTTGGCATCCTGACTAGACTACGTTGGTGTGCAAATAAACCGCCAGTCACTA includes:
- the LOC120025914 gene encoding serine/threonine-protein phosphatase 6 catalytic subunit: MAPLDLDKYVEIARQCKYLPENDLKRLCDYVCDLLLEESNVQPVSTPVTVCGDIHGQFYDLCELFRTGGQVPDTNYIFMGDFVDRGYYSLETFTYLLALKAKWPDRITLLRGNHESRQITQVYGFYDECQTKYGNANAWRYCTKVFDMLTVAALIDEQVLCVHGGLSPDIKTLDQIRTIERNQEIPHKGAFCDLVWSDPEDVDTWAISPRGAGWLFGAKVTNEFVHINNLKLICRAHQLVHEGYKFMFDEKLVTVWSAPNYCYRCGNIASIMVFKDVNTREPKLFRAVPDSERVIPPRTTTPYFL